Proteins found in one uncultured Desulfuromonas sp. genomic segment:
- a CDS encoding IS110 family transposase codes for MFIGLDVHKKSIEIAIAEDGRTGEVRRYGEIAGDLSALDKVVRKLISKGAELHFVYEAGPCGYEIYRHLTAQGFDCQVVAPSKIPRKSGERIKNDRRDAQMLARLHRAGELSGVFVPAAEDEAMRDLTRSREDAKITQKKAKQRILAFLLRHGFRYNGRTPWSQAHMRWIAEIKMPHPAQQIALQEYVDTLTESTCRVKRLTDQIQQLLPQWRMFEVTKAYQSLRGVSLIVAATTVAEIGDLTRFDSPVELMSYLGLVPSEHSSGEKTKRGAITKTGNGHVRRVLVEAAWAYRLPARISRVLHKRQEGLSQEICAISWKAQLRLCARYKYMLERGKCKQVIVTAIARELCAFMWAIAHEVDIPEVV; via the coding sequence ATGTTTATCGGATTGGACGTCCATAAAAAATCTATTGAGATAGCCATTGCCGAGGACGGTCGCACTGGCGAAGTTCGCCGATACGGTGAAATTGCCGGTGACTTGTCTGCTCTGGACAAGGTGGTTAGGAAACTTATTTCAAAAGGAGCTGAACTGCACTTTGTCTACGAAGCCGGTCCTTGCGGCTATGAGATTTACCGCCACCTGACAGCTCAGGGATTCGATTGCCAGGTGGTGGCCCCCTCAAAGATTCCAAGGAAAAGCGGCGAGCGGATAAAAAATGACCGCCGGGATGCGCAGATGCTTGCCCGCCTGCATCGGGCCGGTGAACTGTCCGGCGTCTTTGTCCCTGCGGCGGAAGATGAAGCGATGCGGGATCTCACCCGCTCGAGAGAAGATGCCAAAATAACGCAGAAAAAAGCCAAGCAGCGCATTCTGGCTTTCCTGCTTCGGCATGGGTTCAGATACAACGGACGAACTCCTTGGAGTCAGGCCCATATGCGGTGGATCGCTGAGATTAAAATGCCCCATCCCGCTCAGCAAATCGCTCTTCAGGAATATGTCGACACATTAACTGAGAGCACGTGCCGGGTGAAACGCCTTACGGATCAGATTCAGCAACTTTTGCCGCAATGGCGTATGTTTGAGGTCACCAAGGCCTATCAGTCACTACGCGGTGTCTCTTTAATTGTTGCTGCGACCACAGTTGCGGAAATCGGCGACCTGACACGTTTTGATAGTCCCGTTGAACTGATGTCCTATCTTGGTCTGGTTCCATCGGAACACTCCAGTGGCGAGAAGACGAAACGAGGCGCCATCACCAAGACAGGTAATGGCCATGTGCGCCGGGTTCTTGTGGAAGCAGCCTGGGCTTACCGCCTTCCTGCCCGCATCAGTCGGGTGTTACATAAACGCCAAGAAGGTTTATCACAAGAGATTTGCGCTATTTCCTGGAAAGCCCAACTCCGGCTCTGTGCCCGCTACAAATACATGCTGGAACGGGGAAAATGCAAGCAGGTGATTGTAACGGCCATCGCCCGGGAACTCTGTGCCTTCATGTGGGCCATCGCCCATGAGGTTGACATTCCGGAAGTGGTATAA
- a CDS encoding cytochrome c3 family protein: MVQRLCFLLILLLPTLSFGYDADSTCVRCHGDEIQMTALGAPALYLDPQAVDDEVNMGGMPTCVDCHQGDNTTLDKEAAHQGVLKPFLMAVGGTYKGEAMDRQQIGITPLEPQGRDFDAMIPKPDKASLKQAKAGKILGIYYHDRDPQTFAYAPEVARATCGQCHDDEVTAYNSSTKGLLKHQRAFRTFSEDLPGPQNCGPWFGDNHEALARECAVPFDVAQNNASARQCSKCHAGCNDCHYQAYKGQGRHRFGPPEAPSCYGGGRASLCHAGPMDRRRGAGYMRGEYAFPSDLPVGVHVQNGVDCIDCHQIDNHQFGHLASDSARNSCQQCHEEIVAAVAQSSHSNVDCSACHVQTVGAYQFTFWGPGVVAGVETPFTKHKEYYGTRSLPTLIKNAAGRWIPVKPYPMAALNQTKDIAPTGLKFRAIPQRTIKGDTRIGEPETFTIAREQTDVNDAFIVNGTRNDLPHNNKALLWIQMDKMSHALGQARTCDSCHTSHAQVAESRYTYANNKEVQQPFTGSYSIVADTDGMRFENMKTSTIVPTAKRQIADFAPFTHFPEGWNVKGIDFSIPFRPQKVAKATTELEEFLAELDGVKDQDVEMIRAVAWHNLEMAKKMLSEKK; the protein is encoded by the coding sequence ATGGTGCAACGCTTGTGCTTCCTGCTTATTCTGCTTCTGCCCACCCTGAGCTTTGGTTACGACGCTGACTCCACCTGCGTGCGCTGCCATGGCGACGAAATCCAAATGACCGCCCTGGGTGCTCCGGCTCTGTATCTCGACCCGCAAGCCGTGGATGACGAAGTCAACATGGGCGGCATGCCCACTTGTGTCGACTGCCATCAGGGCGACAACACTACGTTGGATAAAGAAGCCGCCCATCAGGGCGTGCTCAAGCCATTTTTGATGGCTGTGGGTGGCACCTACAAAGGCGAGGCCATGGATCGGCAACAGATCGGCATCACGCCGCTGGAGCCGCAGGGCCGAGACTTTGACGCCATGATTCCCAAACCGGACAAAGCCTCGCTGAAACAGGCCAAGGCCGGAAAGATTCTCGGCATCTACTATCACGACCGCGATCCGCAGACCTTTGCCTATGCACCGGAAGTCGCCCGCGCCACCTGCGGCCAATGTCATGACGACGAGGTCACCGCCTACAACAGCTCCACCAAGGGGTTGCTCAAGCACCAACGCGCTTTCCGCACTTTCAGCGAAGACCTGCCCGGCCCGCAGAACTGCGGCCCGTGGTTCGGCGATAATCACGAAGCCCTGGCCCGTGAATGTGCCGTACCGTTTGATGTCGCGCAAAACAACGCTTCAGCGCGCCAGTGCAGCAAATGCCACGCCGGATGCAACGATTGCCATTATCAAGCCTACAAAGGGCAAGGCCGTCACCGCTTCGGCCCGCCCGAAGCGCCGTCCTGCTATGGCGGCGGACGCGCCAGCCTGTGTCATGCCGGGCCGATGGATCGACGCCGTGGCGCTGGATACATGCGCGGCGAATACGCCTTTCCGTCCGACCTGCCCGTAGGCGTGCATGTGCAGAACGGTGTCGACTGTATCGACTGCCATCAGATCGACAATCACCAGTTCGGCCACCTGGCCAGCGACTCAGCGCGTAACTCCTGCCAACAGTGTCATGAAGAGATTGTCGCCGCCGTCGCCCAATCCAGCCACAGCAATGTCGATTGCAGCGCCTGCCACGTGCAGACCGTCGGCGCGTATCAGTTCACCTTCTGGGGGCCGGGCGTGGTCGCCGGGGTGGAAACGCCCTTCACCAAGCACAAGGAATATTACGGCACCCGTTCCCTGCCGACGCTGATCAAAAACGCCGCCGGGCGCTGGATTCCGGTCAAGCCCTACCCCATGGCCGCGCTCAATCAGACCAAAGATATCGCCCCCACCGGCCTGAAATTCCGCGCCATCCCGCAACGCACCATCAAAGGGGATACGCGCATCGGCGAACCCGAAACCTTCACCATTGCCCGCGAGCAGACCGACGTCAACGACGCCTTTATCGTCAACGGCACCCGCAACGACCTACCGCATAACAACAAGGCTCTGTTATGGATTCAAATGGACAAAATGAGCCACGCCCTCGGACAGGCCCGCACCTGCGATAGCTGCCACACCAGCCACGCCCAGGTGGCCGAGTCCCGCTACACCTACGCTAACAACAAGGAGGTGCAGCAGCCGTTCACCGGCAGCTACTCTATCGTTGCCGATACCGACGGGATGCGCTTTGAAAACATGAAAACCAGCACCATCGTCCCAACGGCCAAACGGCAGATTGCCGACTTTGCGCCATTCACCCATTTCCCCGAGGGCTGGAATGTCAAAGGGATTGATTTTTCCATTCCGTTCCGTCCCCAGAAAGTGGCAAAGGCGACCACAGAGCTGGAGGAATTTCTTGCTGAGTTGGATGGGGTGAAAGATCAGGATGTAGAGATGATCCGTGCTGTAGCTTGGCACAATTTAGAGATGGCAAAAAAAATGCTGTCTGAGAAGAAGTGA
- a CDS encoding transposase: MRKKRKNYTAQEKVAILKRHLVDQTPVSNLCDEYQLQPTVFYRWQKEFFENGAAAFEKDNSRQKKAEEKRIAQLEAKLQTKNEVLSELLEEHVQLKKELGEL; encoded by the coding sequence ATGCGAAAAAAACGTAAAAATTACACGGCTCAAGAGAAAGTTGCCATTCTCAAGCGCCACCTTGTTGATCAAACACCGGTCTCAAACCTGTGTGATGAATATCAGCTTCAGCCCACGGTTTTTTACCGCTGGCAGAAGGAGTTTTTCGAGAATGGTGCCGCCGCTTTTGAAAAAGACAACTCCCGCCAGAAAAAGGCTGAAGAGAAACGCATTGCCCAGCTCGAAGCGAAGCTGCAAACCAAGAACGAGGTTCTCTCGGAATTGCTGGAGGAACACGTTCAGTTAAAAAAGGAACTTGGGGAACTCTGA
- a CDS encoding IS3 family transposase — MVDFVKRWTKRTGIAVTRIIGWLGLAVSKFYYWQQRYGKVNEHNALIPRDFWLEKWEKQAIIKFYQHTPQEGYRRLTFMMLDQDIVAVSPSSVYRVLSTAGLLRRWNGKQSKKGTGFVQPLRPHEHWHIDISYINIRGTFYYLCCLLDGCSRYIVHWELREAMTEADVEIILQRAREKYPAATPRIISDNGPQFIAKDFKEFIRVAGMTHVRTSPFYPQSNGKLERFHATIKQECIRPKVPLSLDEARKQVADYIRYYNDERLHSALGYVAPKIKLEGREKQIFKERDSKLEAAREARKQKRRLEKLRPAQHHSVPERETFNPLTQQGCFSNSD; from the coding sequence GTGGTTGACTTCGTCAAGCGCTGGACAAAGCGCACCGGCATTGCAGTGACGCGTATCATCGGCTGGCTGGGCCTGGCTGTCAGCAAATTCTACTACTGGCAGCAGCGCTATGGCAAAGTCAACGAGCACAACGCCCTGATCCCCCGCGATTTCTGGCTGGAAAAGTGGGAGAAGCAGGCGATCATCAAATTCTATCAGCACACGCCTCAGGAGGGCTACCGCCGCCTGACGTTCATGATGCTCGATCAGGATATTGTTGCCGTCAGCCCCAGCAGCGTCTATCGTGTTCTAAGTACCGCCGGACTACTCAGGCGCTGGAACGGCAAACAATCAAAAAAAGGGACCGGTTTTGTCCAGCCGCTCAGGCCCCATGAACATTGGCATATTGATATTTCCTACATCAATATCCGAGGCACCTTTTATTATCTGTGCTGCCTGCTGGACGGCTGTAGCCGCTACATCGTCCACTGGGAGTTGCGCGAGGCGATGACTGAGGCAGATGTGGAAATTATTTTGCAGCGGGCCCGGGAAAAGTATCCCGCCGCCACACCGAGGATTATTTCCGACAATGGCCCTCAATTCATCGCCAAGGACTTCAAAGAGTTTATCCGGGTAGCAGGCATGACGCATGTGCGGACATCGCCTTTCTACCCACAAAGCAATGGCAAGTTGGAACGTTTCCACGCTACCATTAAGCAGGAATGCATTCGCCCGAAGGTTCCGCTGTCGCTTGATGAAGCCAGAAAGCAAGTTGCGGACTACATCCGCTATTACAACGACGAACGACTGCACAGTGCGCTGGGCTACGTGGCTCCCAAAATCAAACTCGAAGGCCGGGAAAAACAAATATTCAAAGAACGAGACAGCAAGCTCGAAGCAGCACGAGAAGCACGAAAGCAAAAACGGCGGCTGGAAAAACTCCGGCCCGCCCAACACCATAGCGTCCCGGAAAGGGAAACTTTTAACCCACTAACTCAACAGGGCTGTTTTTCCAATTCCGACTGA
- a CDS encoding sensor domain-containing diguanylate cyclase — MYKPDLWYKLAEGQDKLYTVSPLNPDYVIENQNALAYDHLGGTVQTSSLLDPLQLKLKRRSNLNNHMRAGNDFSFVVHYSNQLYSVIFHSIRNVSGQHAAYVVAFTPEPYLRSLLLNSIIQFCVAVILFMVIFHYRIGMTRSRKKQEQTSDFLMTLSDNMGQGMYATDKEGKLTYINHEAERILGLRGDEPLNKSAHDLFHVDDSSHEQGCFILNAIIEGATCRQEIAFFRDRANKEFPVELTCTPIFTEGEIVGTITLFHDITQRLENQQELIEAKKQLEQANRHLSELARVDALTGIANRREFDHTLSSLWKSAYRKKERLAILMIDIDHFKAYNDQYGHQKGDTCLQQVVQAICQSCLRPEDFVARYGGEEFIVLLPQTAHDDAVHVAMRVQHKVAAMAIDHPKSPTKPVITLSIGVCCMVPHDLSSEQQFIDCADRRLYVAKNSGRNQICDQD; from the coding sequence ATGTACAAACCAGACCTGTGGTACAAGCTGGCGGAAGGACAGGACAAACTGTATACCGTCTCGCCACTGAACCCTGATTATGTTATCGAAAACCAGAATGCTTTAGCTTATGACCATTTGGGTGGAACCGTACAAACCTCGTCATTACTTGATCCGTTGCAACTAAAACTGAAACGACGCTCAAATCTCAATAACCACATGCGAGCAGGAAATGACTTCTCCTTCGTGGTTCATTATTCCAACCAACTCTATTCTGTCATTTTTCATTCCATCCGTAATGTTTCCGGTCAACACGCCGCCTATGTCGTGGCCTTTACCCCAGAACCATATTTAAGATCACTTCTGTTGAATTCAATCATACAGTTTTGTGTTGCCGTGATTCTGTTTATGGTGATCTTTCATTACCGCATCGGCATGACCCGCTCGAGAAAAAAGCAGGAACAAACGAGTGACTTTCTCATGACGCTGTCAGACAACATGGGTCAGGGAATGTACGCTACCGACAAAGAGGGTAAGTTGACGTATATCAATCATGAAGCAGAAAGAATTCTCGGTCTTAGAGGTGACGAGCCCCTCAACAAAAGTGCCCACGACCTGTTTCATGTGGATGACAGTAGCCACGAGCAGGGCTGCTTTATTTTGAACGCCATCATCGAAGGCGCCACCTGCCGACAAGAAATAGCTTTTTTTCGTGATCGAGCGAATAAGGAGTTTCCGGTTGAATTAACCTGCACACCGATTTTTACGGAAGGGGAAATTGTCGGCACCATTACCCTGTTTCACGACATCACCCAACGGCTGGAAAACCAGCAGGAACTCATTGAGGCAAAAAAACAATTGGAGCAAGCCAATCGCCATCTGAGTGAATTGGCCCGAGTCGATGCCTTAACCGGCATTGCCAACCGGCGTGAATTTGACCATACCCTGTCCAGTTTATGGAAAAGCGCATACCGCAAAAAGGAACGGCTCGCCATCCTCATGATCGACATTGACCATTTCAAAGCCTATAACGACCAATACGGCCATCAGAAAGGGGACACCTGCCTGCAACAGGTCGTGCAAGCGATTTGTCAATCTTGTCTACGTCCTGAAGATTTTGTTGCTCGCTACGGCGGCGAGGAATTTATTGTACTCTTACCTCAGACCGCCCATGATGATGCCGTTCACGTTGCCATGCGGGTACAACACAAAGTTGCAGCAATGGCAATTGACCACCCGAAATCACCCACAAAGCCGGTTATTACGTTAAGTATCGGCGTATGTTGCATGGTTCCACATGACCTGAGTTCAGAGCAACAATTTATTGATTGCGCAGATCGTCGTCTCTACGTGGCTAAAAACAGTGGCCGTAATCAAATTTGCGATCAGGATTGA
- the cobA gene encoding uroporphyrinogen-III C-methyltransferase, translated as MFLIGCGPGDVRLLTLQAYQCLQEMDVVLYDHLISDEILALIPPETEKVYVGKKKGAHSFKQEQINDLILDYARQGRHVARLKSGDPYIFGRGAEEARYLAEHGIRVSVVAGISSALVGPASAGIPLTARGYAANLSIVSAHLSGSRINSAWLPLLKLDYHTTVVLMGLSFSEQISALALEQGVDPQLPVAIISNASRPEQKTVITTLSQLPQAAHSATRPAVLVFGPVVELHHILPQFDPQS; from the coding sequence GTGTTCTTGATTGGCTGTGGCCCAGGCGATGTTCGCTTATTGACACTGCAGGCTTATCAGTGTTTGCAGGAGATGGATGTTGTCTTGTATGACCATCTGATTTCCGATGAAATTCTTGCTCTGATCCCACCAGAGACGGAAAAAGTTTACGTCGGTAAAAAGAAGGGGGCACATAGCTTTAAACAGGAGCAAATTAATGACCTGATTCTCGATTATGCACGCCAGGGACGTCATGTCGCCCGGTTGAAAAGTGGTGATCCTTATATCTTCGGGCGTGGTGCTGAAGAGGCGCGCTATCTGGCCGAACACGGAATTCGTGTCAGTGTGGTGGCGGGGATCAGTTCTGCGCTGGTCGGGCCAGCTTCTGCGGGTATTCCTTTGACGGCCCGTGGCTATGCGGCGAATCTGTCGATTGTTTCAGCTCATCTGTCCGGCAGCCGTATTAACAGCGCCTGGCTTCCCTTATTGAAACTCGATTACCATACGACGGTGGTGTTGATGGGATTGAGTTTTTCCGAGCAGATTTCAGCACTTGCTCTGGAGCAGGGGGTGGACCCACAGTTGCCGGTGGCAATTATCTCCAATGCATCGCGCCCTGAGCAGAAAACGGTAATCACAACCCTTAGCCAACTGCCGCAAGCAGCTCACTCTGCCACGCGTCCGGCTGTGCTGGTTTTTGGTCCGGTGGTTGAGTTACATCATATCCTGCCTCAGTTTGACCCTCAATCCTGA
- a CDS encoding helix-turn-helix domain-containing protein, giving the protein MVKKYIVRLSDQERQHLEEVVKRLKGSSQKVRRANILLKANVDGANWNDAKIAEALSCRTRTVENLRKRFVLEGFDSVLNRKRRETPPIAKKLDGKQEAEIIALRLGPAPCGFANWSLRLLADRVVELGIVESISYETLRRTLKRGA; this is encoded by the coding sequence ATGGTCAAAAAATATATCGTCCGCCTGTCGGATCAAGAACGTCAACACTTAGAGGAAGTCGTCAAGCGTCTAAAAGGGTCGTCACAGAAGGTACGGCGAGCAAACATTCTTCTTAAAGCGAATGTAGATGGAGCCAATTGGAACGATGCCAAAATCGCCGAAGCCCTGTCTTGTCGTACCCGGACAGTTGAAAATCTCAGGAAAAGATTTGTTCTGGAGGGCTTTGATTCAGTGCTGAATCGTAAAAGGCGCGAAACACCGCCCATCGCAAAGAAACTTGATGGCAAACAGGAAGCTGAAATCATCGCCTTACGTTTGGGGCCGGCTCCCTGCGGCTTTGCCAACTGGTCGTTACGCCTGTTAGCTGATCGAGTCGTGGAACTTGGAATCGTTGAATCGATCAGCTATGAAACGTTACGTAGGACGTTAAAAAGGGGGGCATGA
- a CDS encoding IS630 family transposase, whose protein sequence is MTPRKIQYWVIPPNVDAEFTAAMEDVLDVYAQPYDEAYPVICMDEQPVQLTRETRTPIAATKEHPRRVDYEYERAGTACIFMFTEPLSGWRNVTARPHRTKVDWALEMEELLRTRYAKARKVIVVCDNLNTHTRGAFYEAFEPEKARELVKRVEFHYTPKHGSWLNIAENELSSMTRQCLSGRRIESIEMLRKETAAWASASNKKQRGVDWQFTIDNARNKLKSLYPKIKM, encoded by the coding sequence ATGACTCCGCGTAAAATACAATACTGGGTCATCCCGCCAAATGTTGATGCTGAGTTTACGGCCGCGATGGAGGATGTCCTCGATGTTTATGCACAGCCCTACGATGAGGCCTACCCCGTCATCTGTATGGATGAACAGCCTGTTCAATTGACCCGAGAAACGCGCACACCGATTGCCGCGACCAAAGAGCATCCGCGACGCGTGGATTATGAATATGAACGGGCCGGAACCGCCTGTATCTTCATGTTTACAGAGCCATTATCCGGTTGGCGTAACGTGACAGCTCGTCCGCATCGAACCAAAGTCGACTGGGCTTTGGAAATGGAAGAGCTGCTGCGAACGCGCTATGCCAAAGCCCGGAAGGTTATTGTGGTGTGTGATAACCTCAACACCCATACACGCGGAGCATTTTATGAAGCTTTTGAACCCGAAAAAGCCCGCGAACTGGTAAAACGCGTCGAGTTTCACTATACACCCAAACATGGCAGCTGGTTGAATATCGCGGAGAACGAACTGAGTTCAATGACTCGCCAGTGTCTGTCGGGACGCAGAATCGAAAGCATAGAGATGCTACGCAAAGAAACTGCGGCTTGGGCCAGCGCAAGCAACAAGAAACAACGCGGCGTTGACTGGCAGTTTACAATTGACAACGCTCGCAACAAATTGAAGTCGCTCTACCCGAAAATTAAGATGTGA
- a CDS encoding helix-turn-helix domain-containing protein, with protein sequence MVKKYIVRLSDQERQHLEEIVKRLKGSSQKVRRANILLKANVDGAHWNDAKIAEALSCRTRTVENLRKRFVLEGFDSVLNRKKRETPPIAKKLDGKQEAEIIALRLGPAPSGFANWSLRLLAERVVELGIVESISHETLRRTLKRGA encoded by the coding sequence ATGGTCAAAAAATATATCGTTCGCCTGTCGGATCAAGAACGTCAACACTTAGAGGAAATCGTCAAGCGTCTAAAAGGGTCGTCACAGAAGGTACGGCGAGCCAACATTCTTCTTAAAGCGAATGTAGACGGAGCCCATTGGAACGATGCCAAAATCGCCGAAGCCCTGTCTTGCCGTACCCGCACAGTTGAAAATCTCAGAAAAAGATTTGTTCTGGAGGGCTTTGATTCAGTGCTGAATCGTAAAAAACGCGAAACACCGCCCATTGCAAAGAAACTTGACGGGAAACAGGAAGCTGAAATCATCGCGTTACGTTTGGGGCCGGCTCCCAGCGGCTTTGCCAACTGGTCGTTACGCCTTTTAGCTGAGCGCGTCGTGGAGCTTGGAATCGTTGAATCGATCAGCCATGAAACGTTACGCAGAACGTTAAAAAGGGGGGCATGA
- a CDS encoding IS630 family transposase → MTPRKIQYWVIPPHVDAEFTAAMEDVLDVYAQPYDEAYPVICMDEQPVQLTRETRTPIAATKEHPRRVDYEYERAGTACIFMFTEPLSGWRNVTARPHRTKVDWALEMEELLRTRYAKARKVIVVCDNLNTHTRGAFYEAFEPEKARELVKRVEFHYTPKHGSWLNIAENELSSMTRQCLSGRRIESIEMLRKETAAWASASNKKQRGVDWQFTIDNARNKLKSLYPKIKM, encoded by the coding sequence ATGACACCGCGTAAAATACAATACTGGGTCATCCCGCCACATGTTGATGCTGAGTTTACGGCCGCGATGGAGGATGTCCTCGATGTTTATGCCCAGCCCTACGATGAGGCCTACCCCGTCATCTGTATGGATGAACAGCCTGTTCAATTGACCCGGGAAACACGCACACCGATTGCCGCGACCAAAGAGCATCCGCGACGCGTGGATTATGAATATGAACGGGCCGGAACTGCCTGTATTTTCATGTTTACAGAGCCATTATCCGGTTGGCGTAACGTGACAGCTCGTCCGCATCGAACCAAAGTCGACTGGGCTTTGGAAATGGAAGAGCTGCTGCGAACGCGCTATGCCAAAGCCCGGAAGGTTATTGTGGTGTGTGATAACCTCAACACCCATACACGCGGAGCATTTTATGAAGCTTTTGAACCCGAAAAAGCCCGCGAACTGGTAAAACGCGTCGAGTTTCACTATACACCCAAACATGGCAGCTGGTTGAATATCGCGGAGAACGAACTGAGTTCAATGACTCGCCAGTGTCTGTCGGGACGCAGAATCGAAAGCATAGAGATGCTACGCAAAGAAACTGCGGCTTGGGCCAGCGCAAGCAACAAGAAACAACGCGGCGTTGACTGGCAGTTTACAATTGACAACGCTCGCAACAAATTGAAGTCGCTCTACCCGAAAATTAAGATGTGA
- a CDS encoding type II toxin-antitoxin system RelE/ParE family toxin — protein MNQHVTHNFRRNLEDIEDFLVEIDAPGQFETLLDDLFGQILPMLERFSESGADYFRHPPRSQAVLLRIEGIRQRFGEEMQLRELIHGDFLLLYSIRNDDLYLLSIKHHRQLSFDLHGHLTE, from the coding sequence GTGAACCAGCACGTCACCCATAATTTCAGGCGAAACCTGGAAGATATCGAAGATTTTCTGGTAGAAATCGACGCCCCCGGTCAGTTCGAGACGCTACTAGACGATCTTTTCGGGCAGATCCTCCCGATGCTGGAGCGTTTTTCCGAATCGGGTGCGGATTACTTTCGCCACCCGCCCAGATCGCAAGCTGTTCTGCTGCGGATTGAGGGAATACGGCAACGCTTTGGTGAGGAGATGCAACTACGCGAGTTGATTCATGGAGATTTTTTGCTCCTCTACTCAATCCGCAACGACGACCTGTACCTGTTGTCGATTAAACATCACCGGCAGCTCTCTTTTGACCTGCATGGCCATTTAACTGAATAA
- a CDS encoding type II toxin-antitoxin system Phd/YefM family antitoxin: MSLSSKDIVPLKEVRARFTALAEEVCTGREKIITRNGKAYVAMIDAERLDYYHQLERQSLHLRLLDEAEAGLNDIENGNLMSVAELKAAYGRDGSR, from the coding sequence ATGTCGTTATCGAGTAAAGACATTGTTCCGTTGAAAGAGGTTCGAGCCCGTTTCACTGCGCTGGCCGAGGAAGTATGCACCGGGCGGGAAAAAATCATCACGCGCAACGGCAAAGCCTATGTCGCCATGATTGATGCCGAGCGCTTGGATTATTATCATCAGCTCGAACGGCAGAGTCTTCATCTGCGCTTGCTGGATGAAGCAGAGGCCGGGCTGAACGATATTGAAAACGGCAACTTGATGAGTGTTGCCGAACTGAAAGCCGCCTACGGGCGTGACGGGTCGCGGTGA
- a CDS encoding type II toxin-antitoxin system RelE/ParE family toxin, protein MSAWHVRVAQQAEQDIVAILKWMADQFGSQQVDMYSETLTLSLTALFEGPTLQDVRARDDIQPDLLTLHVARQGRCGRHFVVFQIDNDHHCIDVLRVLHDSMDLQRHVGDKGKRLL, encoded by the coding sequence ATGTCCGCCTGGCATGTGCGCGTCGCTCAACAGGCGGAGCAAGACATTGTCGCCATCCTGAAATGGATGGCGGATCAGTTTGGCTCGCAGCAGGTCGATATGTATTCCGAAACGTTAACGCTTTCGCTGACCGCTTTATTTGAAGGTCCCACTCTTCAGGACGTGAGAGCGCGGGATGATATTCAGCCGGACCTGTTAACGCTGCATGTGGCGCGACAGGGGCGGTGTGGAAGGCATTTTGTTGTCTTTCAGATCGATAATGATCACCACTGTATCGATGTCTTGCGCGTGCTGCATGACAGCATGGATTTACAAAGGCATGTGGGTGATAAAGGAAAAAGGCTGCTTTAG
- a CDS encoding type II toxin-antitoxin system ParD family antitoxin, whose product MPTRNVVLTDTQAQFVEHLVTSGRYQNASEVLRDGLRLIQQREQEASDRLQVLREAVAVGVADIQEGRSTTFEDADALRTHLAKLTEQTTASR is encoded by the coding sequence ATGCCGACCCGAAATGTGGTGCTGACGGACACCCAGGCCCAATTCGTCGAACATTTGGTCACATCCGGACGCTACCAAAACGCCAGTGAAGTCTTGCGTGACGGTTTGCGCCTGATTCAACAACGCGAACAGGAGGCATCTGACCGCCTGCAGGTGTTGCGCGAGGCTGTGGCCGTCGGTGTGGCTGATATTCAGGAAGGTCGTTCAACAACCTTCGAAGATGCCGACGCTCTGCGCACTCATCTTGCAAAATTGACTGAACAAACCACGGCTTCACGCTGA